The Castanea sativa cultivar Marrone di Chiusa Pesio chromosome 11, ASM4071231v1 genome contains a region encoding:
- the LOC142617222 gene encoding rab escort protein 1-like encodes MSEDASSYPPIDPTNFDLIVLGTGLPESVIAAAASANGKTVLHLDPNPFYGSNYTSLSLQDLSSFLISHSTPPPSLPSAPSDGHDFTPAALAARPLFSHVEISSFAPDVLGEEHSRKFNVDLCGPRVLFCADKSIDLILKSGTSQYVEFKGVDASFVYNENGRLTSVPDSRAAIFKDKSLGLTEKNQLMRFFKLVQQHLEDDGEEGGENESGNSRISEQDLESPFVEFLNKMRLPPKIKSIILYAIAMADCDQDNVEVCEDVLKTKDGIDRLALYNSSVGRFPNALGAFMYPIYGHGELPQAFCRRAAVKGCIHVLRMPVIAVLMDKSTGHYKGVRLSSGQDLFSHQLILDPSFMVQLPLASSPPGLGSIKRRVARGICITKRSLRSETSNFLVVYPPRSLFPEQVTSIRALQIGSDLAVCPLGMFVIYFSTLCHDANQGEKLLNAAMDSLLTVPESAHPESSTTVHSENSAEEKPTVLWKALYIQELTMDHFESISSTPMPDGNLNYNNILHATLKLFQKMYPLEEVFPETASPENPEDDNEFSLES; translated from the exons ATGAGCGAAGACGCATCATCATACCCTCCAATTGACCCTACCAACTTCGATCTAATCGTTCTCGGCACAGGCCTACCAGAATCCGTGATCGCCGCCGCCGCCTCCGCCAACGGCAAAACCGTCCTCCACCTCGACCCCAACCCATTCTACGGCTCCAACTacacctccctctctctccaaGACCTCTCCTCTTTCCTCATTTCCCATTCTACCCCTCCTCCCTCCCTACCCTCCGCCCCATCCGACGGCCACGATTTCACCCCCGCGGCTCTCGCCGCTCGTCCCCTCTTCTCCCACGTCGAAATTTCCTCTTTTGCCCCTGACGTCCTCGGCGAAGAACATTCCAGAAAATTCAACGTCGACTTGTGCGGACCTAGGGTTTTGTTCTGCGCCGATAAATCAATAGATCTGATACTGAAATCTGGGACCAGCCAGTACGTAGAGTTCAAGGGCGTTGACGCAAGCTTCGTGTATAACGAGAATGGGAGATTGACGAGCGTGCCGGACTCTCGGGCCGCGATATTCAAGGATAAGAGCTTGGGGCTGACGGAGAAGAACCAGCTGATGAGGTTCTTCAAGCTGGTTCAGCAGCACTTGGAGGATGATGGTGAAGAAGGCGGCGAGAATGAGAGCGGGAATTCAAGGATTTCAGAGCAGGATTTGGAGAGTCCTTTCGTCGAGTTCTTGAACAAAATGCGGTTGCCTCCAAAGATAAAATC GATTATTCTGTATGCTATAGCAATGGCCGATTGTGATCAGGACAACGTGGAGGTTTGTGAAGATGTACTTAAGACAAAAGATGGTATAGATCGTTTAGCTCTCTACAACTCATCGGTTGGCAG GTTTCCAAATGCACTTGGGGCTTTTATGTATCCAATTTATGGTCACGGGGAACTACCACAGGCTTTTTGCCGTCGTGCTGCTGTCAAAGGTTGCATTCAT GTTCTGCGAATGCCAGTAATTGCCGTACTTATGGACAAG AGTACTGGGCATTATAAAGGAGTTAGATTATCTTCAGGTCAAGACTTATTCAGCCATCAGCTAATCCTGGATCCATCCTTCATGGTTCAGTTGCCATTAGCTTCATCTCCACCAGGTCTGGGAAGTATTAAAAGGAGAGTGGCACGGGGAATATGCATTACAAAGAGATCCTTAAGGTCTGAAACATCAAATTTTCTGGTGGTATATCCTCCTAGAT CTTTGTTCCCTGAACAGGTTACATCAATTCGAGCTCTCCAAATAGGTAGCGATTTAGCTGTTTGTCCTTTGGGCAT gTTTGTAATATACTTTTCCACGTTGTGTCACGATGCCAACCAAGGTGAAAAGTTACTAAACGCTGCCATGGATTCTCTTCTCACAGTACCTGAGTCTGCACATCCTGAAAGTAGTACAACTGTTCACAGTGAAAATTCAGCAGAAGAAAAGCCCACCGTACTTTGGAAGGCGTTGTATATTCAGGAGCTTACCATG GACCACTTTGAATCTATTAGCTCCACTCCCATGCCAGATGGAAATCTTAATTACAATAATATTTTGCATGCAACTTTGAAG CTATTTCAGAAGATGTATCCCCTTGAAGAAGTCTTTCCAGAGACAGCCTCGCCTGAGAATCCTGAGGATGATAATGAGTTCAGTCTAGAGAGCTAA